The following DNA comes from Lycium ferocissimum isolate CSIRO_LF1 unplaced genomic scaffold, AGI_CSIRO_Lferr_CH_V1 ctg5396, whole genome shotgun sequence.
TTGGGTCAATCAAGTACCCCAAGATATGAATGTCAACATCCAAACTAAGAAAGTTATGAGACGAAAACATAGAAAGAGTGATTATGACCTAAATTGAGTAAAGGGAAGTTCCACCAATAGTGTATTCTAGGGGTCGTTGAGGTGTGAACGGTTATGGGAGACTAGGGAAATCTCGGGACAAAGAAAAATACTAAAAGTGATTTCTTTTCATCTGGTTAAGTCTTGGTGCATAAGATTACACAAGTAGCTAGTTGATTATTGAGGTGTGCACGAGTTAGCTGGATACTACAGTAAAGGATGTTGACGTTTGACAAAAGGTGTCAAACATAAAATTAGTAAGAAACAAAGTAGTGAGGTTCTTGGAAGATGTGTTTATGTCAATTGAGATGGGGAAAGGAGAACCAACATGagaagaataaaataaagttaCAGGAAGGAGGACGGTGATGTGAAAGAGTGACTGGGAATATTCAATTTGAATTGACCTGCAATAGAATCTATAAATTCATTTTCCTATCTTGACACCATTTTTGCTTAATATTTCTAATTAAGTTGGAAGGAAAGTTTTGATCAAGAGAATCTCCAAAGTATTTTACTTAGGCTTTGTCACAGATCTTAGTCATTCAGATCTGTTTAAAACCTATTAAATGGTTGTAAAATAAGAAATGTAATGATTGAGATCTGATTCAAACCTAAAACGCAAATGCATTTACTGACTGAGATCAGAATGATTAAGATTCGAACCTTCATCAAGTGCAAGTAAATAAGGTCTTAGTGGGTTTATGGTACGGagaatttgagttaaaaaatagacatagacagtgaggattcatatagccaaaGTTAAGCTAAGGTGCAATCTGTATCTAATGAATTAAATACTTCCATGAAATGACACACTGATACTAAAGAAAACAACAGATGACTATCTTTCATTTTATGAAAATGCCTTAgctttaaggggtcgtttggctgggaaacaagttatcccaggattacTTATCCTGGGATTAGTTATCTCGGAATTGGTTGTTCCATTCTCTCACAGGGATAAAGTAAAATTGCAATCCTGAGATTAGTTATACCACGATTTTATCTCAACCAAAAGTGGGATAAAAACATCTCAAATttaatcccaaaattatttattcCTTATCCCGCGTACCAAATGAGCCCTGATAGTTCTCTTTCCATAAAGTTATACTTAATTAGTAGATAAAGTTATTTCTGTGAGTATTACTAAAGATCCAAAGTTGggaacttttatttttttatatataaaatgtacCACGTGGATGTTTGTTCACTTATTTGAAGTTGCAGTTGGTCTCTGTCGTCATAGGCATGCCCTATTTCTTTGTATTAAATACTAAGATGATAGTTGATTTCCCCACTCAGCAACATGTTAAAGTCTCCACACAATAATACTTTAATCAACATGATGCACTATTTGATTAAACAATTGACGAAGCTTCCAAAATGATTTTCCTCTAGTCCAACTCCTCCAAAACTCTAAGGTTTAATTCCAAACAAGTCGTGATCGGCTATATAAATTCACTATCTCTATGGCTCCATATATTTCTATAAGGACAAAAATGGCTGGCTGCAAACATAATACAGTTTAGCAGATTCCTCTGCAAGAAATCAATACCATTATTCTCTCTTCAACTGAACTCCACATGTTAAGTACAAAGCACATCAGTATTTAATTTCATCCTGTATTTTTTTCTCTCATGATGGTCCACAAACCACAATAATACTTTAATCAACATGAGGTGAgctatttgattaaaaaattaaaaaagtttCTATGGTGAGTTTACCGCGTAGAAAATCAGTCAAAATTACAGGGCCGAAGAACACTATATATACTACTAGTTCAAAGAATGTAGAGTATCAACTTTACTAAATATCAAGAAATTAGAGCTCTTCTAGCCCATTTTGTAGCCATGAAATTCTTGAaaatctttattcttttttgcATGCTTAGCAATTATCCATGGCCAACTATTCAAAGCCCTTTAGAGACTTATATAGTTCATGTTGAATCTCCAGAAAGCCGAATTTCCACTCAATCTTTATCAGATCAGGATCTAGAGAGCTGGTACCTTTCATTTTTGCCAAATACCATAGCAAGCACAAGCTCAAATGAAGAGGCCCCGCGTTTAGTATATTCATATCGCAACGTGATGAAAGGCTTTGCTGCAAGATTATCCGCAGAGCAAAtgaaagaaatggagaaaaaaccAGGCTTCATATCTGCATGGCCGCAGAGGATATTGTCTTTACACACTACACATACTCCAAGCTTTCTTGGATTGCAGCAAAACATTGGCTTGTGGCGGGATTCCAACTATGGGAAAGGTGTGATCATTGGAGTCTTGGACACCGGGATTTCACCTGATCATCCTTCATTTAGCGACAAAGGAGTGCCTCCTCCGCCTGCTAAATGGAAGGGCAAGTGTGAATCAAACTTCACTACAAAGTGTAACAATAAGCTCATTGGCTCGAGGTCTTTCATAAGAGACAATCGTTCACCAATAGATGATAATGGACATGGCACTCACACGGCCAGCACAGCTGCAGGAGGTTTTGTTAAAGGGGCTAATGTATATGGGAATGCAAATGGCACTGCTGTAGGGGTTGCCCCTCTTGCTCACTTGGCTATTTATAAGGTTTGTGACTCATTTGGTTGTGAGGACAGTGACATTTTAGCTGGCATGGATGCAGCTATTGACGATGGTGTTGATATCCTATCCCTTTCCCTTGGTGGATTGACTAGTTCCTTCTATAACGACCCCGTTGCACTCGGCGCATATAGTGCAACAGAAAGAGGCATTCTTGTAAGTTGCGCTGCTGGTAATAGTGGTCCATCCAATAGCACTATTTCAAATGAAGCCCCATGGATTCTGACAGTAGGTGCAAGCACTCTTGACAGGAAAATTAAGGCTACTGTTGAGCtaggaaacaaaaaagaatttgAGGGAGAGTCAGCTTTTCATCCAAAGGCTCAGAATTCAACTTTTTTGCCTTTGTTTGATCCTGCACAGAATGCAACTGACTTGGACAGCCCTTATTGCGGTACGGGTACACTGTCCGACCCCGCTATTAGAGGCAAAATAGTTTTGTGCATGGTAGGTGGTGGTTATACCAGGATTGAAAAGGGACAAGCAGTAAAGGATGCTGGAGGTGTTGGCATGATTATCTACAATGATCCGGATGATGGTTTCACTACATCAGCTGATGCTCACGTCCTTCCTGCCCTGGATGTTacttatgtaaatggaatgaaAATTCTTGCCTACATGAATTCAACAAAGAAACCAGTATCCAGAATTACATTCCAAGGAACGATAATCGGAGATAGAAATGCACCAGTGGttgcttcattttcttctagAGGACCAAGCACGGCTAGTCCGGGAATCTTGAAGCCTGACATTATTGGTCCCGGTGTTAACATTCTTGCTGCTTGGTCTACTTCTGTTGAGAACAACACTGACACAAAATCAACCTTCAATATTATTTCTGGCACCTCCATGTCTTGTCCTCACCTTAGCGGAGTAGCAGCATTGCTAAAAAGCATTCACCCCACTTGGTCTCCTGCAGCTATTAAATCAGCAATCATGACAACCGCTGATACAGTAAACCTCGCCAACAATCCCATACTAGATGAAAGGCTTCTTCCTGCTAATATCTTTGCAATTGGAGCAGGACATGTCAATCCATCAAGAGCAAGTGATCCGGGACTAATTTATGATACTCCTTTCGAGGACTACTTACCTTATTTATGTGGTTTGAATTACACAAACCGACAGGTGGGAAACCTTCTACAACATAAGGTGAATTGCTCGGAAGTGCAAAGTATTTCTGAAGCGCAACTAAATTATCCTTCATTTTCCATCACACTCGGAGCAAATTCTCAGTCATATACAAGAACAGTGACTAACGTCGGTGTGGCTAAATCATCTTACAGTGTGGAGATAGTTTCACCACAAGGCGTGTCTGTGACTGTTAAACCCTCTACTCTAAACTTCTCCCAGTTGAACCAGAAGTTGACATACCAGGTGATCTTTTCCAAAACAACCAGCAACTCAAATAGTGATATAGTTCAAGGATTCTTGAAATGGACTAGTAATAGGCACTCCGTAAGAAGTCCGATTGCAGTTGTGCTAGTGTAGTAAAACTGCAATATTATTAGATTTCTAGTATTTCTAATGAATTTTGCTTGTAAAATAAACATGTATGGATGAGGCTCCCCTCCATTACCCTTTTCCTCTTGTTGATCCAGTACATGCATAGATTTTCTATACTTGTCCATTTTCAGTTCTCTGAGTCAAGACTAATTTAAAATCTACTTCCTCTTAACCATAATACTGATGGGAATTTCATTCTGGTTGGAGAAAGATTTTCATACCATGGGTTTTAAGTTGTTTAGGTGTTTGCTTCTATTAATACACAAGAATGGAGTTATGATCTGTCCACTAAGCGTATAATCGTATTGTGGCGACTACAAGCCGCTAAACGCCATTATTCAGTGGCAACTCACCAAAAGTTGTTCTTTGGGACCCTTTTTTAGCAGCGTATCTGCTTACCTTTTTTAGCGAGTTTATCGCCACAATATCTTAGTGCATAGCAGGAGCTTAATGCACCGGCCTGCCCTTTTTGCCTCCATTTTAGTGGTGACTTGTAGGGGTCGTCACAGATAACTTTTAGCTATGGAAGTACTTGGAGCAATCCCAAAGTCGCTACTAAAACCATTTATATATGCATTAGGATATCTCGGTTcgagaaaacaaaataaaaggcTCGAACCATTTCTTCTtagttttttcaaatttgataaatatTGGTTGGTTGTAGATTTCATTATAGTTCTATGATTCAGAGTATTCTTTCCTCTTTGATCCATTTGAATTCCATATTAGAAGTTGAGTTCCGATCTATTAAGTAAAAAGAATTGATTCAACATATTTCTTGTATACTCTTTGGTACTATATTGGATTTGAATCAGATTTGGAATCATTAGTCTTTTCTTCAAGATTATGAAAACTGTATTAGCTTCAAAGTTATaagaattccaatgtatgaggAACAAATAAACAGTTATTATCACTATATTGTGTCAATCAAGTAGCTCAACATATTATGTCTAATTTACTTAGACCGTGAACATCAGCATCTAAACCACTAAAGTAGGAGTCACAAAAACATAAAATACCAAGAAAAATAGTCATTGTGACCTAAATTGAGTAATGGGAGGTCTGCCAAGGCAATCGTTTGGATATTTCCCAAACCTAACCCGGGGCGGATCAGAGGGAACTACAACATGGGGAATGTCTGTGCCTTGTTGCAAGGCTCATTTTTGGTGCGGATTGCTAACTACTAGGCTGGATCGGGAGTTGACCTGTCGAGACACCTTTTGTTATAATTGGAcaaatttctcctttttgttTCTGCTTGTTCTTTGCCATAATGTCCATTTTGGGTTGAGTTGGAAGAGGAATTCCTAAATCTTATAATGATGAGACTGATCACAATAAAACTGCCGTAGTTGAGTTCACTGCCATAGAACTCAACAGTTACACCTACTTATTTAACACCATACTTAGATTTTGTCATTCTAAAAGGAACATTGGCTTTAACAATTCCATAACCGTCTATCAAAACAACCGTAAATATTTTACAAAGGAGGTTGATGCTTGACAAAAGTGTCAATAAGTATGGTATCCAGAAAGCAAGTATCGAAAGATGTATTTGTTTAACATTGCTAAGTGGGGAATATAAAAGAGTTTAATAGctaatactccctctatttcaatttaagTGGGGAATATAAAAGAGTTTAATAGctaatactccctctatttcaatttatatgacatacTTTTTGTTTTAGTCTATCTAAAATAGAATGTCATACCtcatgtaaaaataatttaaattttaaacttcttattatatccttaatgagatgatttatagccacacaattGCTTATGGTTTGTTACAACAAGTTTCAATAatcaatctttctttcttaaattcatatcaaatcaaataccgccatataaattgggacggagggtgTAGGAAATAGGGCATGCCAATTATGATAGACACCATCTCCAATGTCTAATAAGTGAAAAAAGTAACATCCATATGGTacataactattgttatatccAGAACCCTGACTAtactataacaacaacaataacaacatgccTAGTAGAATCCCACAATgcggggtctggggagggtagaatgtacgcagaccttacccccaccttcaAGGTAaggaggttgtttccgaaagaccctcggctcaagagagaaaacaagaaaacaagacaaaaagtCAGATAGGGACAAGCATatcaaaaacaatatgaaaacgaggaataacaaaagcgagaaagtcatgataGAACGATcggaaagaaaggagcattagCTACCATAGATATATAAGATAATCGAAGCACaaggcccaacaaatataagcagaaaTCAAGTGGCCATAAGCGAATGAGCAAAATTACAACTACTAGGATGAAAGGATAAGCAACCTAGCCTTatatcctaatctgagtcctccacaacctcctatctaaggtcatgtcctcagtaagctgaaactgcgccatgtcctgtctaatcacctctccccaatacttcttcggcctctCTCTACCTTTCCTGAAACCGTTCaaagccaacctctcacacctccgcctTTGGAGCATCTGCGTCTCTCCttttcacatgcccaaaccatctcagcctcgcttcccgcatcttgttctccaccgatgccactcccaccttgtcccggatatcttcattcctaattctatccctcctagtgtgcccacacatccatcgcagcattcgcatttccgcgactttcatctgTGAGAGTTCTTAACTGGCTAACACTCCGCcccgtacaataaagtcggtctaaccaccactttgtagaacttgcctttaagttttggtgacactttcttgtcacacagcactccggaagcgagccttcatttcatccaccctacaccaatacgatgtgaaacatcATAGTCGATATCCCCGTCTcacttgtataatagaccctaagatacttgaaacttccttctTTTGGATGGCACAGGTACCAAGCCTCGCCCATCGTCAACCTCCTGTGATGCCACTGACACTGCACTCAGATAcatgtcttggtcctactcaatttaaatcctttagactccaacgtcTGTCTCCAGCcctccagcttagcgttaactccgctacgagtctcgtcaatcaagactatgtcatccgcgaacaacatacaccaaggcacctcaccTTTTGATCGAGTTACActatgggattacactgggtatgtcgttgttgttgtgatCGGTTTACATAAATATTCACTGTCTAGTCGCTTCATATATTTCTATAAGGTCAAAATTGGCTGGCTGCAAAAGTAATACAGGTTAGCGGATTGCCCTGCAAGAAATCAATCCCATGATCCTCTCTTCAAGGAACTCCACATGTTATCTAATTGTTgtcattaaaaataataaattatagGAAAGAGTTCACAAATAGACTATACATATTTCTAGTCCCTCAGTTCACATCACtgtccttttccttttcttgattcATCGTTTCACTTTTTCCCCACATTAATACTTTAATCAACAGGAGGTGGGCTAGTGGATTAAACAATTGAAAAGGCTTCCAtccaataattttttattttggataTTGGTTTCGTTATGAAATATTCacacatatttaatgaattttctaACACATCACtgtccttttccttttcttgattcATCGTTTCACTTTTTCCCCACATTAATACTTTAATCAACATGAGGTGGGCTAGTGGATTAAACAATTGAAGAGGCTTCCAtccaataatttttattttggatATTGGTTTCGTTATGAAATATTCacacatatttaatgaattttctaACACAAATATAGAGTCTAAACCGGTACCTAATAGTGGAGCTGCGCCCCTGAATTTTGAGCTCGAACAtgtaaatttacaaaaaaaaaaaaaaaaaaaaaaaaaaaaagaagaagaaagaaagattgaGTATGATCAATTATATGAAAGAGTTCAAATAGACCATTCATCTTTCTAGTCACTCTGTTCACATCActgtctttttccttttcatgattcatcctttcactttattttttttcttcttatgatGGTTCTCTTTTTCCACACAATAATACCTTCATCAACATGAGGTGGGATAGTGGATTAAAATAATTGAAGAGGCTTGCATCCAATAATTCTTCATTTTAGTTATTGAGTTCATAACTAAATATTCattcatatttaatgaattttctaatacaaatataaagtcTAAGCAAAAGCTATACTAGATTTGTCTGAAGCTGTACTTAATTAGTGCTCTGCCCCTGAATTCCGAGCTCGAACCTATAATCTTGCCTCTGACTACCTTAATTCCGAGTAACTTGTGATCGGCTATACAAATTTTCACTGTCTATGTCGCTCCATATATTTCTATGAGGTTAAATTTTAGCAGATTGCTCTTCAAGAATTCAATCTCACTATCTCTCTCTTCAAGTGAATTCCAAATGTTAAGTACTAAGCACTTCAGTAAATTTCCTTCTATTCTTGATTCTTCCTTTAactttatttattctttctcATGATGGttctcctttattttttctttctcatgACGGTTCTCCTTTCT
Coding sequences within:
- the LOC132044890 gene encoding subtilisin-like protease — its product is MKFLKIFILFCMLSNYPWPTIQSPLETYIVHVESPESRISTQSLSDQDLESWYLSFLPNTIASTSSNEEAPRLVYSYRNVMKGFAARLSAEQMKEMEKKPGFISAWPQRILSLHTTHTPSFLGLQQNIGLWRDSNYGKGVIIGVLDTGISPDHPSFSDKGVPPPPAKWKGKCESNFTTKCNNKLIGSRSFIRDNRSPIDDNGHGTHTASTAAGGFVKGANVYGNANGTAVGVAPLAHLAIYKVCDSFGCEDSDILAGMDAAIDDGVDILSLSLGGLTSSFYNDPVALGAYSATERGILVSCAAGNSGPSNSTISNEAPWILTVGASTLDRKIKATVELGNKKEFEGESAFHPKAQNSTFLPLFDPAQNATDLDSPYCGTGTLSDPAIRGKIVLCMVGGGYTRIEKGQAVKDAGGVGMIIYNDPDDGFTTSADAHVLPALDVTYVNGMKILAYMNSTKKPVSRITFQGTIIGDRNAPVVASFSSRGPSTASPGILKPDIIGPGVNILAAWSTSVENNTDTKSTFNIISGTSMSCPHLSGVAALLKSIHPTWSPAAIKSAIMTTADTVNLANNPILDERLLPANIFAIGAGHVNPSRASDPGLIYDTPFEDYLPYLCGLNYTNRQVGNLLQHKVNCSEVQSISEAQLNYPSFSITLGANSQSYTRTVTNVGVAKSSYSVEIVSPQGVSVTVKPSTLNFSQLNQKLTYQVIFSKTTSNSNSDIVQGFLKWTSNRHSVRSPIAVVLV